Proteins encoded within one genomic window of Lactococcus garvieae:
- a CDS encoding MurR/RpiR family transcriptional regulator: protein MGIFIDNYLSTHLSNTEQSILLRLDSQPELLNNNLTQLAVELHSSGTSIIRLCQKLGFSGFSEFKFETQKLLRLTNNQNQISFLEELESFCHFLSSDITTEKVRLFAQEISSSKTIYIAGVEASKSLAAYFSHKLNQFDYAAVHVSDDTLLDLLPNILNRHSLVIYVSISGQTKRLTNSAQKASHTGATVLSLTNAKTSPLGRLSKINISTNTSTASYHNYDVTPRTFQMAIIDLILSKITQNLEK from the coding sequence ATGGGAATATTTATTGATAATTATCTGAGCACACACCTTTCTAATACAGAGCAATCGATATTACTAAGGTTAGATAGTCAGCCAGAGCTTTTAAATAATAACTTAACGCAACTCGCGGTGGAGCTCCATTCTTCTGGGACCTCAATTATACGTCTTTGTCAAAAATTAGGCTTTTCAGGCTTTTCAGAGTTTAAATTTGAAACACAGAAACTTCTTAGATTGACAAACAATCAAAACCAAATTTCATTTTTAGAGGAACTAGAAAGTTTTTGTCACTTTTTATCCTCTGATATTACTACAGAGAAAGTACGCTTATTTGCACAAGAAATTTCCAGTTCAAAAACAATTTATATTGCAGGTGTTGAAGCTTCAAAATCACTTGCTGCTTATTTCAGTCATAAGTTAAACCAATTTGACTATGCCGCTGTTCATGTTTCAGATGACACTCTTTTAGATTTATTACCTAATATTCTTAATCGTCATAGTTTAGTTATTTATGTATCAATATCAGGACAAACAAAGCGACTAACAAACTCTGCACAAAAGGCAAGTCATACGGGTGCAACTGTACTATCTTTGACGAATGCTAAAACCAGCCCATTAGGGCGCTTAAGTAAAATAAATATCTCTACTAACACTTCGACTGCTAGCTACCACAACTATGATGTGACACCACGGACTTTTCAGATGGCAATTATTGATTTAATCCTGTCCAAAATTACCCAAAATCTCGAAAAATAG
- the gnd gene encoding phosphogluconate dehydrogenase (NAD(+)-dependent, decarboxylating), protein MNFGIIGLGKMGLNLVKNAVDKEIKVFVLDREEVQIKKAEQYSDRVIGCYNLEQFITSVPQPRVIWLMLPAGRITNSVIEELTNILSAGDILIDGGNSNYNDNLQQNVKLKAKKIDFFDVGTSGGMAGARSGGNFMIGGDSEESWNKLEPLFQKLAQKDGYLYTGPIGSGHYLKMIHNGIEYGMMQAIAEGFEILEASNFEYDYEAVAKLWNHGSVIRSWLMELAEEQFAKDAKLEQISGRVQASGEGKWTVEESLNLEVPAPVIALSLMMRNRSLQEDSMSGKVVAALRNGFGGHAVENNN, encoded by the coding sequence ATGAATTTCGGGATTATTGGACTTGGAAAAATGGGACTGAACCTTGTGAAAAATGCAGTGGATAAGGAAATAAAAGTATTCGTTTTAGACAGAGAAGAAGTACAAATAAAAAAGGCAGAGCAATACTCTGATCGAGTAATAGGATGTTATAATCTAGAGCAATTTATTACTTCAGTACCACAACCCCGTGTTATCTGGCTGATGTTACCCGCAGGAAGGATAACCAACAGTGTAATTGAAGAGTTAACGAATATCCTGTCAGCGGGAGATATTCTTATTGATGGAGGAAATTCAAATTATAATGATAATCTTCAACAGAATGTGAAGTTAAAAGCTAAAAAAATAGACTTCTTTGACGTTGGAACATCAGGCGGTATGGCAGGAGCACGTTCGGGTGGTAACTTTATGATTGGTGGTGATAGCGAAGAATCTTGGAACAAATTGGAGCCGCTCTTTCAAAAATTAGCACAAAAAGATGGTTATCTTTATACTGGTCCAATTGGAAGTGGCCATTACCTCAAAATGATCCATAATGGCATTGAATACGGCATGATGCAGGCAATAGCAGAAGGGTTTGAAATTTTAGAAGCTTCAAATTTTGAATACGACTATGAAGCAGTTGCAAAACTATGGAACCATGGGTCGGTTATTCGTTCTTGGCTCATGGAACTGGCGGAAGAACAATTTGCAAAGGATGCAAAATTAGAACAGATATCAGGACGTGTCCAAGCTTCGGGGGAAGGAAAGTGGACTGTTGAAGAGAGTTTAAATTTGGAAGTACCTGCACCTGTGATTGCCCTATCATTAATGATGCGTAATCGTTCCTTGCAGGAGGATAGCATGAGTGGAAAAGTAGTTGCAGCTCTCAGAAATGGCTTCGGTGGTCATGCTGTGGAAAATAATAACTAA
- the ascF gene encoding PTS cellobiose/arbutin/salicin transporter subunit IIBC, translated as MAQDFKVMAEAILQAIGGVDNVENLTHCMTRLRFILKDESKADDEKVKSINGVIGLVHQGGQYQIIVGNNVAAAYAAILKMGVAGGAVTNETGKPKEKLTLKKIGTNILDAIIGTMSPLIPAIIGGSMIKLLAMLLEMTGVISIDGSTYNILNTIGDASFFFLPILVAVSASKKFGSNTYLAMAIAGLMVHPVFMEWMAKAAEGATVTFAMIPMTSVKYTYTIIPAIVMTWLLKYIENYVDKITPVVTKNFLKPMLILLVAAPIAILLVGPAGVWLGTAISNGVFFIHDKLGWLAVAIVGALWPLLVMTGMHRVFTPTIVQTIADTGVEGMVMPSEIGANLSLGGVSLAVALKTKNRELRQTALAAASSAIIAGITEPALYGVAIRLKRPMIASVITGFVAGAVAGMAGLASHSMAAPGLFTSVQFIDRDNPMTIAWVAIVMILSIILSFVLTLIIGFEDLPVEEDNLEEVHLKQVAQTVSIKSPVSGKVKKLSDVADEVFSKEVLGKGFAVVPSNGRIVSPITGTVTAVFPTKHAIGITSEKGLEVLVHIGIDTVTLEGRGFTSKIKMGDKIYQGALMVEVDLALIEAAGLATDTIVVVTNSAEYTNFTLLEKEEVDEGEVILDVEK; from the coding sequence ATGGCGCAAGATTTTAAAGTAATGGCGGAGGCTATTCTTCAAGCAATAGGTGGTGTCGATAATGTTGAAAATTTAACACATTGTATGACACGACTTCGTTTTATCTTGAAAGATGAAAGTAAGGCAGATGATGAAAAAGTAAAAAGTATCAATGGAGTGATAGGACTTGTCCATCAAGGTGGACAATATCAAATCATTGTTGGGAACAATGTAGCTGCAGCTTACGCAGCCATTCTAAAAATGGGTGTTGCAGGTGGTGCTGTGACAAATGAAACAGGTAAACCTAAGGAAAAATTAACCTTGAAAAAAATAGGGACAAATATCCTCGATGCCATTATTGGGACTATGTCTCCCTTGATACCAGCTATTATTGGCGGTTCAATGATTAAGCTACTCGCGATGCTTTTGGAAATGACGGGCGTTATAAGTATTGATGGCTCAACCTACAACATCTTGAATACCATAGGGGATGCTTCATTCTTCTTTTTACCAATATTAGTTGCCGTTTCAGCTTCTAAAAAATTTGGTTCAAACACTTACTTAGCAATGGCTATCGCTGGTCTGATGGTTCATCCAGTCTTTATGGAATGGATGGCTAAGGCAGCTGAGGGAGCAACTGTAACTTTTGCGATGATTCCAATGACATCTGTAAAATATACTTATACTATTATTCCCGCCATTGTAATGACTTGGCTACTTAAATATATTGAAAATTATGTCGATAAAATTACGCCTGTGGTAACGAAAAATTTTTTGAAGCCTATGCTTATTTTGCTTGTGGCAGCACCAATAGCTATACTTTTAGTTGGTCCAGCAGGAGTTTGGTTAGGGACAGCTATTTCTAATGGTGTCTTCTTTATTCATGACAAACTAGGATGGTTAGCGGTAGCTATTGTTGGTGCATTGTGGCCATTGCTTGTCATGACAGGAATGCATCGAGTTTTCACACCGACAATCGTACAAACGATTGCGGATACAGGTGTTGAAGGAATGGTTATGCCATCAGAAATTGGTGCCAACCTCTCATTGGGTGGTGTTTCTCTAGCAGTTGCTTTGAAAACAAAAAACAGGGAATTACGTCAAACAGCTTTAGCCGCAGCTTCATCAGCTATCATTGCAGGGATTACTGAGCCGGCACTTTATGGTGTGGCTATACGATTGAAGCGACCAATGATTGCTTCAGTTATTACAGGTTTTGTTGCAGGGGCTGTAGCTGGAATGGCGGGACTTGCCAGTCACTCAATGGCTGCTCCTGGTTTATTTACCAGTGTTCAATTTATTGATCGTGATAACCCAATGACTATTGCTTGGGTAGCTATTGTAATGATTCTCTCTATCATATTGTCATTTGTCTTAACCTTGATTATTGGCTTTGAAGATTTGCCTGTAGAGGAAGACAACTTAGAAGAAGTTCATCTTAAACAGGTAGCTCAGACAGTAAGTATTAAATCACCAGTATCCGGAAAAGTAAAAAAACTTTCAGATGTTGCAGACGAGGTATTTTCGAAAGAAGTACTAGGCAAAGGCTTTGCGGTTGTTCCAAGTAATGGTCGAATCGTTTCACCTATCACAGGGACAGTTACAGCTGTTTTTCCAACAAAACATGCTATCGGTATTACCAGTGAGAAAGGGTTAGAGGTTCTTGTACATATTGGTATTGATACAGTGACTTTAGAAGGGAGAGGCTTTACTTCAAAGATTAAAATGGGGGACAAAATTTACCAAGGAGCTCTAATGGTGGAAGTTGACCTAGCTCTGATTGAAGCAGCAGGACTTGCAACAGATACGATTGTCGTTGTGACTAATTCCGCAGAGTATACGAATTTTACTCTTTTAGAAAAGGAAGAAGTAGATGAGGGTGAGGTAATTTTAGACGTTGAAAAATAA
- the ascB gene encoding 6-phospho-beta-glucosidase: MKNKKDELEFPKNFLWGGAIAANQAEGAWKSGGRGASNIDMLPLGDKRLPVKLGKISHPILEETEFYPSHQGIDFYHRYKEDIALLAEMGLKIFRTSISWSRLFPKGDESVPNKKGIAYYRQMFAECKKYGMELLVTLGHFDVPMGLVEQYGSWRNREMIGFFERYARTCFNEFGDYVKYWITFNEINIILHSPFSGAGLAFQTGENQAQVIYQSAHHMLLASSLAVKAAHDLNKDLQIGCMIAGGSFYPYSCKPEDIWQALQDEQMNTFFTDIQARGYYPSYTKRIFREKNIELKMEAGDAEILKHTVDFVSFSYYASRCSAASYDDLEVNSGNVVKSVKNPHLKTSQWGWAVDPLGLRITMNQIYDRYQKPIFIVENGLGASDTLIDGAINDDYRIDYLREHIKAMSDGISDGIPLMGYIVWGVIDLVAASTGEMSKRYGMIYVDRKNDGTGSLARMKKKSYDWYKSVIESNGNNL; the protein is encoded by the coding sequence TTGAAAAATAAAAAAGATGAATTGGAATTTCCTAAAAATTTTCTTTGGGGGGGAGCCATTGCCGCCAATCAAGCTGAAGGTGCATGGAAATCAGGAGGAAGAGGTGCCAGTAATATTGACATGCTACCTTTAGGTGACAAGCGCTTGCCTGTGAAATTAGGTAAAATTTCTCACCCGATTTTAGAGGAAACAGAATTTTACCCGAGTCATCAAGGTATTGATTTTTACCATCGTTATAAAGAGGATATAGCACTGCTCGCTGAAATGGGTTTAAAAATATTCCGCACATCAATCTCTTGGTCGCGTCTTTTTCCAAAGGGGGATGAAAGTGTGCCCAACAAAAAGGGAATAGCATACTATCGTCAAATGTTTGCAGAGTGCAAAAAGTATGGAATGGAACTTTTGGTAACTTTAGGACATTTTGATGTTCCGATGGGATTAGTTGAACAATATGGCTCTTGGCGTAACCGAGAAATGATTGGCTTTTTTGAGAGGTATGCTCGCACATGCTTTAATGAATTTGGTGACTATGTAAAATACTGGATTACTTTCAATGAAATAAATATCATTTTACATAGCCCATTTTCAGGAGCAGGATTGGCTTTTCAAACTGGTGAAAATCAAGCACAAGTTATCTATCAATCTGCACATCATATGCTTCTTGCCAGTAGTCTGGCTGTGAAAGCTGCCCATGATTTGAATAAGGATTTACAGATTGGCTGTATGATTGCTGGCGGTTCCTTTTATCCTTATTCCTGTAAACCAGAAGATATTTGGCAGGCACTGCAAGATGAACAGATGAATACATTTTTTACAGATATTCAAGCTCGAGGATATTACCCTTCTTACACAAAGAGAATTTTTCGTGAAAAAAACATTGAATTAAAGATGGAAGCTGGTGATGCGGAAATCTTGAAGCATACTGTGGATTTTGTTTCTTTTAGTTACTATGCTTCGCGTTGTTCAGCAGCAAGTTATGACGATTTGGAAGTTAATTCAGGAAATGTTGTTAAGTCAGTTAAAAATCCTCATCTAAAAACGAGTCAATGGGGGTGGGCAGTAGACCCTCTAGGGTTACGGATAACCATGAATCAGATTTACGACCGCTATCAAAAGCCTATATTTATCGTCGAAAATGGTTTGGGAGCTTCAGATACACTCATTGATGGGGCAATTAATGATGATTATCGTATTGATTACTTAAGAGAGCATATCAAAGCTATGTCAGATGGTATATCAGATGGAATCCCCTTAATGGGTTATATCGTTTGGGGAGTCATTGATTTGGTTGCAGCTTCCACAGGCGAGATGAGTAAAAGATATGGTATGATTTATGTGGACAGAAAAAATGATGGAACAGGTTCGCTTGCACGGATGAAGAAAAAGTCGTATGACTGGTACAAGTCTGTTATTGAATCAAATGGAAATAATTTATAA
- the gntK gene encoding gluconokinase: MDYLVGIDLGTTATKAVLYNQSGIKIATSSQAYPLYRDAKGMAEEDLDEIFSAMVRVVKKVTGRLKEGESILACSFSTQMHALIAFNQEWQPLTRVLTWADTRAEKYSNSLKIRDSSNDLYQKTGTPLHPMSPLAKMLWLKNEREELFKNAAHFMDLKGAIFQRIFQSNTIDLSVATGTGLFNNQDMAWDRDILNLAGVSEAQLPKVVSPYTIEKNLPEKWIREMGLSPHTVFVYGAGDGPMSNLGLGAIKKGEIAITVGTSGALRIISDAPQPDRSARTFSYALDEEHWVNGGAVNSGGDVFRWLKDNLFETSHDFATITELARLVPPGSDGLIFHPYLGGERAPLWNAAARASFFGLNYSHTISHMSRAVLEGISFNLRMLEETLTENLDFITRIKVTGGFSQSELWLQILADIFELPITVQKDHEAGCFAACIMAQKALGIIDNIDTVAGEMSEITYKPNSENFKYYRALYPLFKNLTEQFTKSYSEISKYQQEFA, translated from the coding sequence ATGGATTACTTAGTAGGGATAGATTTAGGTACTACTGCGACAAAAGCAGTTCTCTATAATCAATCAGGAATTAAGATTGCCACAAGTTCTCAAGCCTATCCACTTTACCGCGATGCAAAAGGTATGGCAGAAGAAGATTTAGATGAGATATTTTCAGCTATGGTTAGAGTTGTAAAAAAAGTAACGGGCCGATTAAAAGAAGGAGAATCTATTTTAGCATGTTCCTTTAGCACACAAATGCATGCATTAATAGCCTTTAATCAAGAATGGCAACCTTTGACTCGTGTATTAACGTGGGCTGACACTAGAGCTGAAAAATATAGTAATTCTTTAAAAATTAGAGACTCTTCAAATGATCTTTATCAAAAAACAGGAACACCTTTACATCCCATGTCACCTCTCGCCAAAATGTTATGGCTCAAGAATGAAAGAGAGGAACTTTTCAAGAATGCCGCACATTTCATGGACTTAAAAGGAGCAATCTTCCAGCGTATTTTTCAAAGCAATACGATTGATTTGTCAGTTGCTACAGGTACAGGTCTTTTTAATAATCAAGATATGGCATGGGATCGTGATATTTTAAACCTAGCAGGCGTTTCAGAAGCGCAACTTCCCAAAGTTGTATCGCCTTATACAATAGAAAAAAATTTACCAGAAAAATGGATAAGAGAAATGGGCCTATCTCCGCACACAGTTTTTGTATATGGAGCTGGCGATGGGCCAATGTCAAACCTTGGCCTAGGGGCAATTAAAAAAGGTGAAATAGCAATTACAGTGGGAACTTCAGGTGCACTTCGAATAATAAGTGATGCTCCTCAACCAGATCGCTCAGCAAGAACTTTTAGCTATGCGCTTGACGAAGAGCATTGGGTAAACGGAGGAGCAGTAAACTCAGGTGGTGATGTTTTTCGTTGGCTAAAAGACAACTTATTTGAAACCTCACATGACTTTGCGACAATTACAGAGTTAGCAAGATTGGTGCCACCAGGTTCAGACGGACTAATCTTTCATCCTTATCTAGGTGGTGAACGGGCGCCTCTATGGAATGCAGCAGCTAGAGCTTCCTTTTTTGGGCTTAACTATAGTCATACGATAAGTCATATGTCGCGTGCAGTTCTAGAAGGAATTTCCTTTAACTTGCGTATGTTAGAAGAGACCCTCACAGAAAATTTAGATTTTATCACAAGAATCAAAGTGACAGGCGGTTTTTCTCAGTCGGAACTTTGGTTGCAAATTCTGGCAGATATTTTTGAATTACCTATAACGGTTCAAAAAGATCATGAGGCAGGATGCTTTGCGGCTTGTATTATGGCGCAGAAAGCTTTAGGGATTATTGATAATATTGACACCGTAGCAGGTGAAATGTCGGAAATAACTTATAAACCTAACTCAGAAAATTTCAAATACTACCGCGCTTTGTATCCTCTGTTCAAAAACTTAACAGAGCAATTTACAAAGAGTTATTCTGAAATCTCTAAGTATCAACAAGAGTTCGCATAA
- a CDS encoding arsenate reductase ArsC has product MFKIAFICVHNSCRSQIAEALGKKLVGDKFEFYSAGTETKPHINQDAVRLMKEIYDIDMEKTQASKLLQDIPHVDLVITMGCNVDCPYLPCKYREDWGLEDPTGQSDAVFKETIKQIETKVLALRTRDFG; this is encoded by the coding sequence ATGTTTAAAATCGCCTTTATCTGTGTGCATAACTCCTGTCGTTCACAAATAGCAGAAGCTCTGGGAAAAAAACTGGTTGGGGACAAGTTTGAGTTTTATTCTGCAGGTACTGAGACCAAACCACACATTAATCAAGATGCTGTCCGCTTGATGAAAGAAATCTATGACATAGACATGGAAAAAACACAAGCTTCTAAGCTCTTACAAGATATCCCACATGTAGATCTTGTAATTACTATGGGATGTAACGTGGACTGTCCTTATCTGCCTTGCAAGTATAGGGAAGATTGGGGCTTAGAAGATCCTACTGGGCAAAGTGATGCAGTCTTTAAAGAAACAATCAAGCAGATTGAGACTAAAGTGCTTGCTTTAAGAACGCGAGACTTTGGTTAA
- a CDS encoding M24 family metallopeptidase, with the protein MSKLERISNFLNENEVDMTFITNPTTLNYLTGLAIDPHERIAGLMVFPDKAPSLFTPALEVEKAKENTTGFDIFGYEDSQNPWVVVKEHLGSKSIKKIAVEFSDIPLSKTEGLKSQFSGVEFVNLTPLVERMRLIKSADEIEKMKISGDYADKCFEIGFEYANSGRTETDVVAKIEYEMKRMGVPQMSFETIVLSGARAANPHGMPEDVKIQDNKLLLFDLGVMKNGYASDATRTISIGKPSDFDADIHKIVLEAQMAAMDFVKPGVSALEVDKVARDVITKAGYGEYFVHRLGHGIGMDVHEFPSIGGSEDIIIEEGMCFSDEPGIYIPGKVGVRIEDCLYVTETGCEPLTKTNKELMIF; encoded by the coding sequence ATGAGCAAACTCGAACGTATCTCTAATTTTCTGAACGAAAATGAAGTCGACATGACCTTCATTACTAATCCTACGACCTTGAATTATTTAACAGGTCTTGCCATTGACCCGCATGAACGTATTGCAGGTTTGATGGTTTTCCCTGACAAAGCCCCTTCTCTTTTTACACCGGCATTGGAAGTGGAAAAAGCTAAAGAAAACACAACTGGTTTTGATATTTTTGGCTATGAAGATTCACAAAATCCTTGGGTAGTTGTTAAAGAACACTTAGGATCTAAAAGCATTAAAAAAATCGCGGTTGAATTTTCTGATATCCCTTTATCAAAAACTGAAGGACTTAAATCACAATTTTCTGGTGTGGAATTTGTCAACTTGACACCTTTGGTTGAACGTATGCGTTTGATCAAATCTGCTGACGAAATTGAAAAAATGAAAATCTCTGGTGATTATGCAGATAAATGTTTCGAAATTGGTTTTGAATACGCAAATTCAGGTCGTACTGAAACTGACGTCGTAGCCAAAATTGAATACGAAATGAAACGCATGGGCGTGCCACAAATGAGTTTTGAAACAATAGTTCTCTCAGGCGCACGCGCGGCTAACCCACATGGTATGCCAGAAGATGTCAAAATCCAAGACAACAAGCTCTTGCTTTTCGACCTTGGCGTTATGAAAAATGGTTATGCTTCGGATGCCACACGTACAATCTCAATCGGTAAGCCTTCTGATTTTGATGCTGATATTCATAAAATCGTACTTGAAGCACAAATGGCTGCGATGGACTTCGTAAAACCTGGAGTCTCTGCTCTCGAAGTTGACAAAGTAGCTCGTGATGTGATTACTAAAGCTGGTTATGGCGAATACTTTGTCCACCGACTAGGACATGGTATCGGTATGGATGTGCATGAGTTCCCATCAATTGGTGGATCGGAAGATATTATTATCGAAGAAGGCATGTGCTTCTCAGATGAACCTGGTATTTACATTCCTGGTAAAGTTGGAGTACGTATCGAGGACTGTCTCTATGTTACTGAAACTGGCTGCGAACCTTTAACTAAAACAAATAAAGAACTGATGATTTTCTAA
- the ccpA gene encoding catabolite control protein A yields the protein MEESTTTIYDVARVAGVSMATVSRVVNGNANVKEKTRQKVLDAIEELDYRPNAVARGLASKRTTTVGVVLPTITSPYFAEIARGIDDIASMYQYNVILANSDGEEEKELKVIESLFSKQVDGIVYMGSFMSEKVRKQLKSTRTPIVLAGMIDVDKQMSSVNIDYHLAAHQTTSKLAQNNKRIAFISGSLEEVENTERMVGYQEALNEAGVEFDESLVFEGNYSFENGVALAEQMLAKKIDAAIVSYDTVAIGLLNALLSKGVKVPEDFEIIAGSNSPITAYTYPGLTSVNQPLYDLGAVSMRLLTKLMHKEDVEENQLILAHQIINRGSTK from the coding sequence ATGGAAGAATCAACAACAACAATTTATGACGTTGCTCGAGTTGCTGGCGTGTCAATGGCTACCGTAAGTCGTGTAGTTAATGGTAATGCTAACGTCAAAGAGAAAACACGTCAAAAGGTCTTAGATGCAATCGAGGAGTTAGACTACCGTCCTAACGCTGTTGCACGTGGCCTTGCAAGCAAGCGCACAACGACAGTTGGGGTTGTTCTCCCAACCATAACATCGCCATACTTTGCAGAGATTGCACGCGGTATTGATGATATTGCATCAATGTATCAATACAATGTTATCCTTGCAAACAGTGACGGAGAAGAAGAAAAAGAACTTAAAGTTATCGAAAGCCTTTTTTCTAAACAAGTTGACGGTATTGTTTACATGGGAAGCTTTATGTCTGAAAAAGTACGTAAGCAACTCAAATCAACACGTACACCTATTGTTCTTGCGGGAATGATTGATGTTGATAAACAGATGTCATCTGTAAATATTGATTATCATCTTGCTGCGCACCAAACAACTTCAAAATTAGCTCAAAACAATAAACGTATTGCTTTTATTTCTGGCTCTTTAGAAGAAGTGGAAAATACAGAGCGCATGGTAGGTTACCAAGAAGCTCTTAATGAGGCTGGTGTTGAGTTTGATGAGTCTCTTGTTTTTGAAGGCAACTACAGCTTTGAAAATGGAGTAGCATTAGCTGAACAAATGTTAGCTAAAAAAATTGATGCAGCTATTGTTTCTTATGATACTGTAGCAATTGGTTTGCTTAATGCACTGTTGTCTAAAGGAGTGAAAGTTCCTGAAGACTTTGAGATTATTGCGGGTTCAAACAGTCCAATCACGGCATATACATATCCAGGATTGACTTCTGTTAATCAACCTTTATATGACTTAGGAGCTGTTTCGATGCGTTTATTGACAAAATTAATGCATAAAGAAGATGTTGAAGAAAACCAACTTATTCTTGCTCACCAAATCATTAATCGTGGGTCTACAAAATAA
- a CDS encoding cold-shock protein, with protein sequence MTKGTVKWFNDSKGFGFITAEDGTDVFAHFTQIQSDGFRKLEEGEKVTFDIEQGQRGPQASNITKA encoded by the coding sequence ATGACAAAAGGAACTGTAAAATGGTTTAACGACTCTAAAGGTTTTGGCTTCATCACTGCTGAAGATGGTACTGATGTGTTTGCACACTTCACACAAATTCAAAGCGATGGCTTCAGAAAACTTGAAGAAGGCGAAAAAGTTACATTTGATATTGAACAAGGTCAACGTGGCCCTCAAGCATCAAACATTACTAAAGCATAA
- the aroD gene encoding type I 3-dehydroquinate dehydratase, with the protein MRKTKIIVPVLPSNIAEVQQLDVKKYSNADIIEWRADFLENEAAILEAAPLMFEKFKDFSILFTVRTAHEGGNLSISKKDYVKLLRTISKFDPDYIDLEYFSYRKALPQLLDIKEKIVLSYHNFFEFPTDLTARMMKMQKEETGFVKVAIMAQRECDVLDLLQITRDFTMEYGHKFIGIAMGELGKITRVAGGLTGSVWTFAALEDNAQSAPGQITLPKMVEVLDALEG; encoded by the coding sequence ATGAGGAAAACGAAAATTATAGTACCCGTTCTTCCGTCAAATATAGCGGAAGTGCAACAGTTGGATGTTAAAAAATACAGTAACGCCGATATTATCGAGTGGCGTGCTGATTTTTTAGAAAATGAAGCAGCAATTCTAGAAGCTGCGCCGCTAATGTTTGAAAAATTCAAAGACTTCTCCATACTTTTTACTGTGCGTACCGCTCATGAAGGTGGAAATTTATCCATTTCAAAAAAAGATTATGTGAAACTTTTACGCACCATCTCGAAATTTGATCCAGACTATATTGATCTTGAGTATTTTTCTTATCGTAAAGCTTTGCCTCAGCTTCTGGATATTAAGGAAAAAATCGTTCTGTCTTACCATAACTTTTTTGAATTTCCGACAGATTTGACAGCACGGATGATGAAAATGCAAAAGGAAGAAACAGGATTTGTTAAAGTTGCTATCATGGCTCAACGCGAATGTGATGTTCTCGATTTACTACAAATTACACGTGATTTTACTATGGAATATGGGCATAAATTTATTGGTATCGCGATGGGTGAGTTAGGAAAAATTACACGCGTTGCGGGAGGTTTGACGGGTTCGGTCTGGACTTTTGCGGCGCTAGAAGATAATGCTCAGAGTGCTCCAGGCCAAATAACTTTGCCTAAAATGGTAGAGGTTCTTGATGCCTTAGAGGGTTAA